The Pleuronectes platessa chromosome 24, fPlePla1.1, whole genome shotgun sequence nucleotide sequence CGTAACCAGGAAGTACACCCAGGACATGGAGCTGCCGGGGGGGCGCACAGTTCCAGAGGGTGAGACGGACGTTTAGAAGCCTTCATTTAtagactgtgtatgtgtgagtgtgacctCAGCGtccttgtttgtctgtgtaaatGTTCCCCAGGTGCCATCTGTTTGGTCAGTATCTATGGAACCCACCACAACCCAGCAGTCTGGACCGAcccacatgtgagagatgaaCAGAACTTTGCTTTCACCGTCATTCATCACTGTCGTGTTTAACCCGTGTGGTTGATTCCCTCTGCCAGGAGTTTAATCCTCTGCGTTTCGACCCGTCCAACGCTAAAGGTCGAGCGTCTCACGCCTTCATCCCGTTCTCCTCAGGCCCCAGGTGAAGGCCCCTCGTGCACTTCTCAAGCCAGATCACATAAGACCTCACCCAGCCGAGAcaattcatctgtgtgtgtgtgttcacaggaaCTGCATCGGTCAGAAGTTCGCCCTGGCAGAGCTGCGGGTCGTGGTGGCGCTGACCCTCCTCAGGTTCCGTCTGACCCCGGGGGTGAACCCTGAACTGGGCCCCAGCTCCGGAGGCGTCCGCCGCCTGCCCCAGCTCGTCCTGCGGGCCGAGGGAGGCCTGTGGCTGCAGCTGGAGCCTCTGGCTGCAGAGGAGGGGGCACAGGCCGAATGATGACACGCTCAGCTGCTGCGTCACGTCATGGGAACCCACTGGAGGGTTTATCACTGTTCCTGtaactgtttgtgtttaatgtgttgTTTCCAAATGCATTTTCAACCTTTGTTTTCTAGCATAATGTCTTATTGGTATTGGTAATGGAATGTGTTGAAACCCTTTATCATTTTGTCTGTTGATTGGATTCAATAAATCCTGAGTGTCCTCATTTGTAAACTCATCCGTGTTTAAATCTGAGAGTAAAATCAGGAAAAGTAATAAAACGACGATGTTCTCGTCCAACACCTTTCGTTTCTAATTTCTCAGTttgatttattcaaaagggattttacagaggACATGTTCACACGGTTCATATTCTGTTTTACAATTGTTTAAATTAGCTttaattccatttatatttaatatatcatTTTCTGGACACTAGGGGGCAgagactttttctttctttatactTTCAGAGATTTACTAAGGCCTTTTTTTCCCCAGCTAATGCAGCAAAATCTGGATTTTCCACTTTGGATTATGAATTTATAAAATGATACACAATTTATGAAACATAACCTAATACAACAGAGTAGCATGAGTTTATAGTCTAACTGAAATATGTGCAGATTGTTATTACTGTACAATAGATAACAATAGTATTTATTATACACTCATATGTGTATTCATATTCACACTGTGGTAATACAGGTGACCAACAGGTTTGGCAGGATTATAAATAGTGTCTGtggtgaggacagaggaggcggAGTCTGATCTGAGATTCTCGACTTTCACTTTGAGTCTCGTGCATTTCTTCCACCTCTCAGCAGCAATGAACTGATTCTTTCACCAGACGATTTGAGCTTTAATGTCTTTTTATCATCGTTGACATGCTCCTCTGGCCGCGGACCAGTAGAGGTGTGGATCTGAACTGGTTTCTGGCTGTGTGAAGCGACGGAGAAGGGAAGATGTGGCAGAGTGTGTTCGTGCTTGCAGCCCTGTTGGCTCTCGTGTCCTCACAGGCTGGTGAGTCCTGTCCTTTACTTCCATCTGTTAGAAAATGACGCTTTTTCTGGATTATATTGGATTGTTTGGGTGTTTTTGTGCAGGTTGCGTCGATCCACTGGGATTTTCCACTTCCACTGACCGCGCCCAGTATGAAACCGTGTGTACCCACTGGTGTTTAGGGAGTAGCTCatgttctcagtcagctgcaaAGTGTATGAGGGATTTGATCTCGTTCTTAAAGTGAtaataagaaaaacacattctaACCCAGATCCTGATGTCGACTGTGCAAATGAGTCATGGAAATGGAATCTCTCTCAGAGCTTGCCTTGGAATAAACCGATTTTAACTTTCTCTTCAGGATTAAAGTTATTTATTGATTGTTCTTACTAAATTAAATTGTACACAGTAAAGAAGAACTGTTAAAAGATAATTCGGCGTGATTTATTTACAGATACCTAAACAAGTATTGGCTGAAAATAGGGCTCTTATTGCAGTGTAACTTAATGACGCCATtatgtttcctgtttatttatgtttacattagTGAAAACCTTTAAAAAGAGCATTTTACTAAATATTTCTGTGGAAAGAAACAATAGATGTATTTGTAGCTACACATATAAAACCTCCACTCCCTGTAATAAAACTAATATGACCTTTTTCCCTGAGATATAACATCGGAACAACTCTGTCAGGTCCTGTTCTCTTTTGTTGAGGTAATCGAAAAAGAAAATAGTGAAAATTGACATTTCAGTGCCAAGGGGAAGCCTTCAGATCACTTTTTGTCTACAGCCAAAAGTCCAAAACCTAAAAATGTTGAAATtacatttcaatcaatcaatcaataattagctttttaataatataaataaataataaccagTTGCTTGCAAAATAGCAGCAGCTTAATGTTTAATTAACTTAAAATATGATTATGAATAGTTGTATTTGTGGCAGCAGCTCTTTTGGTTCaagaagccggggatcatgggtaatttACACCGTtaagttgtgtttcagttttatCTCTTGACCcgactgcagagggcgctgctgctcagcagtttcacatagtgttgctttaaattgaCAATCGCCACTcggtgtttcttcttctggtcGCTGCAGAGATGAAGCTTCTGAAGAAGGTGGGCGATGACGTCGTCCTCAGTCCCAGCTCCGGCTCCGTGACTGGTCCCATCAGCAACATCATCTGGAAAGTTGGCCCGAACATCGGCGTCCAGTGGGAAACAGCCGACCCAGAGGTTACCTACTATCGTCATTTTAAAGGTAAGCTGACGCTTGGAGGTACAACAGTTGCATTGTAGGATTTCTACTGCACTAACACTGTGGGTTTTAAAGGGCGCACGAGCCTGAACACTTCAACTGGAGCGTTGACAATCAGGGGACTGAATCGAAATGACAGCAAACTGTACACACCAGAAATCAACAGCATCGAGACCACTCCCACTCTGCTCACCGTCCTCGGTGAGTCACAGTTCAGAGACGTTCATCAACCACgaggacattttttaatattcatctTTTTTGTTCAGCTCCAGTCCCCGTTCCCAAAGTAACTGCATCCTGCAACGAAGAGAAGAGCAGCTGCACTTTGACCTGCGATGGAAACCTCACAGACGTGGAGCTCGTCATCTACAACTGGAAGTCAGATGACGTCTCACTGAGGAATTCTTCTAAAGATCACCACGTTGAAAAGGTGGCGTTCGTGTtgtctgagtgtttgtgtcacGAGAGACGTTTCAACGCTCGGAGAATTGGGTCCGGCTATTTTcttgagtttgtgtttcacatacgGAGAACgctgcaggagattgtccagaaCAGGCGAGGGGAGGAGCCTGGGTAGAAGATGCAGGACATAACATAATCACATTTAGTTTCCAGCACGTCAACAATGGCgttgagatatttgttttcttccagtttcacacTAACGCTCACCCACTCGCTTGTTGTGACAGTTCCAGACACTTGACTTGGAGGTTGTGAAAGGAAAATGCTCTGGAAAATGTTTGATTTGACTAAATATGAATGATCAAGATGAAAATAAGCATTGATTCTAGTCCTAGTTTTATTTTCTGATTCATTTGTTGTAATATGACACTTGTTGTGTATGACTCATCTCTCAGGAGGAGAGTCTGAGTGTTAAGGAGTTCAGCTGCCAGCTGGAAAATCCAGTTAGTCTGGAGAGCAGCGAACGCATCGCCAACCCGTTCATCACCGACACGACGCGTGAGTTATATTCTACAGACGTTTAGGAGTTAGAGTGTGTGACGGCTGCATGAGCAACAtgggtgtgtctgttgttgttgtcttcccGCAGCTGAAAGGAAAGTGAATATCAACACTGGACTCATGGTGTTCCTCTCTCTACTGGGAGCTGTGGTGTTGCTGGCCGTCATACACAGGTGGAGAGCAGGTAGGAAGCTCTCTACAGTTAACCCCTTGTGTGAAGCAACAGAATCCTGCTTTGTTTAGTAATGGCCGCTGTGTTTATTTCCTCGTAGGGATGTGGTTCTTCCAGAAAGgtaagagagacatttttttaaacctttcaaactaaaagcatGTTAAAGAGTTGTGAGTAAAAGTTTGGATTCTAGTTTTTTAAAATAGCTTTGACAGTTCTTGTTGGATTTCAGTTTAACTTCTTTACATAGTCGATGAGacaccttaaattcaatcaagctgacaATGTGATAAAGACCAAACTAACGCATTAGACTTGAATAAACCACATTCAAGCTcatgacatcacttccttttGATATATTCTGGCCTCCGTGACATCACATCCTCTttgtctgtccccccccccgcagaaTCCATGCCTTGGGAGGCAGGTCAGTAACTCAAACCACTCGCTGTTCCTATTGATGCCTTTAAATTCAAAAAATTCATTCTGTTTGTCGCACTTTACAGATTTTTGGAGCAAGGACGAGAGGGGATGTAAGTTTGAGCCACAGCCCTTATTATATGTTTgtcaaatgttttcattatgataataaaaaaaactgatatcaATATATATCACCAATACAGCAAGAGATGCGGAGACTAATGGAACCACGACTCGTCGAGAACGGGGAGGAGACGACGGTAACAGATTCAATAATCACATGTTGATGTCTCTGTAAATGTAAAGTTTTCATCGGGTGTGTGATTCTGTCGTCTGTCCTTCTATCGTCCCTCAGAGGAAACTGCGATGACATAAACGGACAAATGGAGAAAAACGTGCAGAAACAACGATCCCACATTCCACTCAAAAGCCACAGAGAAGGTTTCACACTTGAAGTAGATCTCAAATCCACCTGAGGCTCGCTCGGAAAAGAGATTTCAGGACAAAGCCAGGAAACTCAGCTTTCCTGTGACCGACAGCAAACCTGGCACCAACCGCTGCCCCCCCGACTCATTAACCCGGCGGCCGGGTGTAGTTTCTAGTGTGGATGTAACGCAGCCTCGTGGCGTTGGAGCACAGCAGGACTTTCAATAAGGTGGAAGAGGGACGCCATTGTGTGGTTCAGGCCGACAGCAACAATACAGGCTTTGTGAAGAACTTTTCCACCGACTCCTCTACAGCCAGTTTGCTAACTCGTTTAAATGTGGGAGAATTTTTAGCTCAAGGTCAATCAGTTCTTGTTTTTGAATGTATGATCTTTTTTAACTCttctatttatttgtcttttaaatgttACCTCTGTATTTAGCTCTGAGTTCTGAGAGATAGATGGTTAAATGTTTGGTTTTGCAGCTTTTCAACACATAATCAAACTAAAGCAAAAAAGAGCAAATTGAAATATCGAGAATAAACTTGAAAAGAAACGCAGACATAAACTCCCCATTTTCCACATGTTGACTTTTCTTGAAAAGCAGAAGGATGAAAaaacctcttcctcttttttcctgAATAAATTGTAGCAGGTGGCAGTTTTTGCTCCGAGTcctttttgtacttttttccTTGTCGTTTTGAAAGCTGAGGAtattaagtttttattttaaccaacAAAAAAGCACTTGTTCTTTTTACATTTGGGAGTTTTAAAAGGTTCGAGACATTTCGAAACCAGAGGCACTGAGATATTTAAAGCCTGTCTGCTGACGATTTGctgcagtgtgagaatatgaaGATAAAGATATGTACAAGTGTTCTTATAAAGGTGATATTGAATAAACGGAATATCAAATCACGTGTTTTGAATTTCCATGTCTGCTCTCTTTCCCAAAAGTAAGTTAAAGAATTAAGTGAGTGTGGAGGTTATACCAGGATTTGACCACTTGAGGGCAGCAAATCAACACATTTCACTCACTTCACAGATATGGAACATTTGCTTGAATGCACTGCAGAAGCATTTTAGGATAAACAGTAAAAATAACTGGATTTTCTTCCAGTGTAATATGATTATTCACTGTCTAACCTCTGCTCAAACAACTGTTCTCAGCTATATTAAAGACGAGGAGAAATTcagtttaaatgaaacaatctgCTGAGTCGCTATTCAGTCAAAGGacaaaggaagaagaggaggaacagaaaccGGCTGCTGCACATGTTAGTAAAAGACTTAGAAggtttcatctcctctctgtgttCAGCTGCAGAAACAGTCGAGGGAGAAAACCCGACCTCCTGCTGAGAagtgcaggaaaacaaacaagaatcAGGCAGATGTAGGTCTTCACACTGCGATGGAGGACCGCAGCTGACCAAACAACATTCACATCAAATAAGTACAACACAGTTTTAGATATTTAACATCCTTCTTAAACTTGTTATTGCAGCTGCGAAAATCCACAATTCAATCTCAAGAAAAGGACGAATAATGATTTATGGCTCAAGAAACAGGGAGTTCTTCCCATTGGTGCAGTAATAGACAACAGAAGGACTTCAGGACATGTGACATGCATCACCCAGCAGTGGCTATCAATCACCCCACCTAGAAGTCACATGACCACTGAGGAGCCATTTATTGGATTATTGCTCAATAATATTTTGTTTCTCCAGTGCAGGGctccaaaacatttcaaatcaaaagcATCTGAGTTTTAAAGATCTTTTGGGACCttaaatatttacaataatAACTCGCTCTGCAATAAAACATTGAATAAATATGGTCAACATCAAAATAATAATCCAGGGGCTTTGTTTTATCCAccaaatgtcatttatttgtgaaTACAAAATATCAGTCATATCAAATATCAGTTTTCCTTGTACAGCATTCAGACAGATTCACAGTTTCATCAATTCTCAGCAACtgtttcaattaaaataaaaaacatctatACATTGTGAATGTAATCCCGGTCAAAGCTCAGTTAACTTGAGAAACAGAAGCTAGTGTGAGAAGTGTTGTCGTGAGTTGTCTTTCTTGCTGAACGTGTGTTACATTCCCACGTTTCCCTCGGGCCGGACACCAGCACCTTCTTCAGACTCTGATAGTAAAAATAGCAGAGTTCTAACTCTGGTGTGAGGAGGTGACGCTCGTCTCTGAGCTTCGTCTCCTCACGAGAACCAGGCAGAGAATTAGCAGCAGGAATATTGACTGAGATACTGAAGTTAACCAATGTGGTGATAAAGTTTCATATGAGATTTGTTCCTACTCAACGTATTGTTTCTACATTAAAAATGGTCGTCAAAGATCAACATTATTAGTGTTCAAACAGAAATAAGAATCAATTAAAAATCCAATCACCATAAAATCTGCAGACGAAGTATTAGGGTCACTTTAAGAAAAGCTAAAATTGGGTAATAAGAATAAAGTTATATTTgcaatttaatttgaacaatTTAATATTACAAGAGTAAAGTCTTAATTTACTGAGAAGAAAAAGCTATACATTTCAACTAAATCATAGTTCAGAGAAATAAGTCATAAtattgagaaaataaagaatattgTTTGATGAGAAGAAAGTCGGAAGAATAAGGTCTGATTTAATGAGAAGAGATtaagagaataaagtcataatttaaaagagaagaaagttGTAATAACTTTAgaaaaagtatttatatttcaacaatataagtatttaaaaaaagatcctgTACTGAGAACCCACAAGGATTCTCATATTATTACGACCTCATTCTcgtaatgtttattttattccctACATAtatgattttagtttttctagAAGTGGCCCTAATACTCAGTCATAAGAAAGTACCGTTCATAATCTGATTTTATAACAGTGTGATGTGGAAACTATTCAGATGTGTACAGTAATTACACTGATGTGGTCGATTCTTTTCAAATGGCACTAACACAGTGATGATCTAACACTAAGTGCATCAGGAGTGTCGATGATAAAAACAAGGCTAATGATCCAAAAATCATTTCAGTGATTTCACACAGTAAAGAATTGAAAGAGGGCAGCTCATAATGTTACAGCTTCAGATTCGTTTCCTATACAAAATACAACAGGAGCTGAAGTTTGGCCCCTTGTGGTTTGTCTCTTCACTGAAGCATAGATAGTGTCGGAAGATTTTCCTTCTCACAACAAACCAGCATCCAAACAGGAACAAATACACAACTCTCCCAAGACGGGAACATGAGGCACTTCTATGATTAAGGCTCAGCAGCGAATGCACCTCTCCATCGACTTCACACGAGACGATTTCAGACACGGACTCAGCAAAATGTGCGACAAATTGTGTGCGGACATTATCTAGAATTTGCGTTTGACACGTAAAGGATGCAGCGACAACAGTAGACATTgaggagagggggtggagcctgggtGGAGCCGGGGTGGAGCACGTACGAGACAGGACATGATGTTTAAACTCCCCTGTGGTGAtcacatgtttatatttacaacACGTCGGCTCTAAccaccaaaagctctggaatctcgTTGTATTCCCAAGTTGAAatcttctttttcatcctgaggcATTTGAATTCTTCCAGTTTTGTACCCGACGCGTGTGAGAAATGACATCAACACTTCCCCTCGCTCGCCATGAAATTTCTGGACATCTCCCTGCTCCACTCTCTCATttggctcactctgacattttccagactttTACTCGAGGCGGGAAAAGTTTCTGAAGATGTCTCGAGCAGCACCTCTGGAAAAATTCACGGAAAAAATGTCGGTGCACCTCTGAAAGCAGCCGAGCTTCGTCTTTCTCGACGTTACGCTCGGGCACTATTGCCGTTAGAAAAAGGTTCCGCCTCTGAATTCACTCCCATGGGACTGAGCTCTGTGGGTGGGGCCTGACCGTTGGCCACGCCCCCTTCCTTGGGCTGGTTTCTGTAGTGCCGGATGATGACCACAGCGGCGCAGACAAAGTAGACGACGGTGATAACGACAAAGTAAATAAAGAACACCAGGAACTGTGGAAGGAAAAGTGAATCTGATTAAACAGACATGCTGATGATTCTATCAAATACTGAGTGAGAGGCGACGTGACCACGATCAGGTCCAAGCAGGACGTTGTTGGGAGAAAGGCTGAATACGTTCACTGTCAACAGCAGTGAACGTATTGTGAGAACCCCCCCGTAATTATATGATTTGTTTTGtgacaataaacaaaaaattgAGGTAAAATGTAACTATGTTGACAAAATAGATGGTATATAGTTTTTAGTGTTTTTATTGAGGCTTCCCCCTGTTACTTCTATGTAGAGGACTTCTACAAGTACAACAATGCATATTTTATATAGTATAAAATATAGTATAATACTATTTTCATAGTATTAATACTTTTTGTTAAAAAGCTCGTTGAAGGACCATCTTTGAGTGTGGAAACAAAGTTTTTTGCCACAGCTCGTTCCGTGATGCTCTTATTTAGATTTGTAAATaaactttgtttgtttaaaacattattattaaaagaCAGTTTTACCTGTTGGTGCACTTCCAGTGCCAGGCCTCGCTTGTCAGCAaatatgaggatgatgatgctCTTATTTAGATTTGTAAATaaactttgtttgtttaaaacattattattaaaagaGTGTTTTACCTGTTGGTGCACTTCCAGTGCCAGGCCCCTCTTGT carries:
- the LOC128431149 gene encoding uncharacterized protein LOC128431149 — encoded protein: MWQSVFVLAALLALVSSQAEMKLLKKVGDDVVLSPSSGSVTGPISNIIWKVGPNIGVQWETADPEVTYYRHFKGRTSLNTSTGALTIRGLNRNDSKLYTPEINSIETTPTLLTVLAPVPVPKVTASCNEEKSSCTLTCDGNLTDVELVIYNWKSDDVSLRNSSKDHHVEKEESLSVKEFSCQLENPVSLESSERIANPFITDTTPERKVNINTGLMVFLSLLGAVVLLAVIHRWRAGMWFFQKESMPWEADFWSKDERGSRDAETNGTTTRRERGGDDEETAMT